GCAGCCCCTCGATCTCGACGATGGTGTCGCTGACGGGCTCCGCACCGGCATCCGTCTCGCGGCTCGCCTCGAACACCTCCGGCTGCAGCCGGGCCGCGGCGATCGAGGGCGCCGCCTTGACGAGGCTCTGCGTGTAGGGATGCTGCGGGTCTTCGAGGATCTGCCGCGCCGGGCCCTGCTCGACGACGCGCCCGCGATGCATGACGACCACGCGCTGTGCCCGTTCGGCGGCGAGTCCGAGGTCATGGGTGATCAGCAGCACCGCGGTGCCCAGCTCGCGTGTCATCTCGTCGAGCTGGTCGAGGATCGTCTGCTGCACCGTCACGTCGAGGGCGCTGGTGGGCTCGTCGGCGATGAGCAGGCGTGGGCGGCAGGCCAGGCCGATGGCGATGAGGGCACGCTGACGCAGACCGCCCGACAGCTCGTGCGGATACTGCTTTGCGCGACGCTCGGGGTCGGGCAGGCCGGCTGCCGAGAGCGCCTCGACGACCTTCTGCTGCACGTTGCCGCGGTTGGCGAGGCCGTGCGCGAGCAGCGTCTCGGCGACCTGGGTGCCGATCTTGGCGACCGGGTTGAGGTTCGACATCGGGTCCTGCGGCACCATGCCGATGTCGCGGCCGCGGATCTTGCGCATCTCGTTCTCGGAGATGCCGACCAGCTCGCGCCCGTCGAGGGTCACGCTGCCTCCGGCCACCCGCCCGCCCGAGGCGAGAAGACCGATCACGGCCATGGCGGTGGTCGACTTGCCCGAGCCGGACTCGCCGACGATCGCGACGGTCTCGCCGGCGGCGATCTCGAGGTCGACGCCCTCGACCGCGTGCACGACGCCGTCCATCGTGCCGAAGTCGACGGCGAGGTTCGACACCTGCAGCAGCGGCTGGCGCACGGCATCCGGATTCGTGTTCATGCTCTCGTTCCTCATCGCGCACGCGTCCTCGGGTCCATGGCCTCGCGCAGCGCCTCGCCGAACAGCGTGAAGCCCAGCGCGGTCACGGCGATGCAGATGCCGGGCAGGAAGGCCAGCTGCGGGGCGATCGCGAGCTCGTTCTGCGCGTAGGTCAGCATCCGCCCCCATTCGGCCGTCTCGGGCCGGCCGCCGCCGAGGCCGAGAAACGACAGCGCCGCCGCGTCGATCACGGCGGTGGCGAGCGTCAAGGTGCCCTGCACGATGACCGGGCCGATGGCGTTCGGCAGCACGTGCGACATGGTGATGCGACCGCGGCCGAGACCGAGGGTCTGCGCCGAGAGCACGTACTCCGCCGAGCGCTGCTGCAGCATCGACGCGCGCAGCAGGCGGGCGAAGATCGGCACCTGAGACGCTCCGATGGCGATCATCACGGCAGAGGGCGTCTGCCCGAGGATCGCGGCGATCGACACGGCCAGCAGCAGGTTGGGCACCGAGAGGATGATGTCAACGATGCGCATGATCAGCGTGTCGACCCAGCCGCCGAAGGTGCCGGCGAGCAGCCCCAGCAGCATGCCTCCGACGAGTCCGAGGGCGGTCGAGACCACGCCGACGAGCAGCGAGGCCTGCGCTCCCCAGATCAGCTTCGACAGCACGTCGCCGCCGAAGCGGTCGAGGCCGAGTGGGAACCCGTCGATCTCGCCGATGCCGGGGATGCTGGTGGGGGTGATGTACTCGGTGCCGGGGAGCGCACGCTCGGGATAGGGGGCGAGCAGCGGCGCCAGCGCCGCGACCAGCAGGAACAGCAGCACGATCACGGCGCCGAACCAGGCGGCCGGGTTGCGTCGCAGGCGGCGGAGCACATCCCGCCAGAAGCCGCCGCCGGACTTCAGATCGGCCTGTGCGACGGCGACGGTGTCGAGCACCCCGCCGCCCTGTGCGGGTGGGAGCACTGCGCTCATCACTGAACCCTCACTCTCGGATCGATCAGGCTGTACGACACGTCGACGGCCAGGTTGATCAACGCGTACGCGATCGCGATGAAGATGATGAAGCCCTGCAGCACGGGGAAGTCGCGCGCGAAGATCGACTGCGCGAGGAACGACCCGACGCCGGGATACGCGAACACCGTCTCGGTGAGCACCGCGCCCGAGATGAGCAGGCCGGTCTGCAGACCGATCGTGGTGATCACCGGCAGCATGGCGTTGCGCAGGATGAACCGGTTGCGCAGCGTCGA
The window above is part of the Microbacterium sp. nov. GSS16 genome. Proteins encoded here:
- a CDS encoding ABC transporter ATP-binding protein; this translates as MNTNPDAVRQPLLQVSNLAVDFGTMDGVVHAVEGVDLEIAAGETVAIVGESGSGKSTTAMAVIGLLASGGRVAGGSVTLDGRELVGISENEMRKIRGRDIGMVPQDPMSNLNPVAKIGTQVAETLLAHGLANRGNVQQKVVEALSAAGLPDPERRAKQYPHELSGGLRQRALIAIGLACRPRLLIADEPTSALDVTVQQTILDQLDEMTRELGTAVLLITHDLGLAAERAQRVVVMHRGRVVEQGPARQILEDPQHPYTQSLVKAAPSIAAARLQPEVFEASRETDAGAEPVSDTIVEIEGLRKVYPIRGQAEDFVAVDDVSLAIPRGKTVAIVGESGSGKTTTARMLLKLIEPTAGTIRFEGNDIAKLDRAQSREFRQRVQPVFQDPYSSLNPMFTIERLIAEPLEFYKRGNRAERRARVRKLLDDVALPQSMLQRYPSELSGGQRQRVAIARALALSPDLIVCDEPVSALDVLVQAQILTLLGDLQKEYGLSYLFISHDLAVVRLISDYVCVMKDGALVEAASSEEIFTNPRDPYTRRLLASIPGNELGIAS
- a CDS encoding ABC transporter permease gives rise to the protein MSAVLPPAQGGGVLDTVAVAQADLKSGGGFWRDVLRRLRRNPAAWFGAVIVLLFLLVAALAPLLAPYPERALPGTEYITPTSIPGIGEIDGFPLGLDRFGGDVLSKLIWGAQASLLVGVVSTALGLVGGMLLGLLAGTFGGWVDTLIMRIVDIILSVPNLLLAVSIAAILGQTPSAVMIAIGASQVPIFARLLRASMLQQRSAEYVLSAQTLGLGRGRITMSHVLPNAIGPVIVQGTLTLATAVIDAAALSFLGLGGGRPETAEWGRMLTYAQNELAIAPQLAFLPGICIAVTALGFTLFGEALREAMDPRTRAR